The following are encoded together in the Populus trichocarpa isolate Nisqually-1 chromosome 5, P.trichocarpa_v4.1, whole genome shotgun sequence genome:
- the LOC7453900 gene encoding heat stress transcription factor A-7a yields MNPFFTVKQEYAGSSSSPPSGGDEPPPVMLPPQPREGLHDTGPPPFLTKTFDMVDDPTTNHIVSWNRGGSSFVAWDPHSFSTNLLPRYFKHNNFSSFVRQLNTYGFRKIDPDRWEFANEGFLSGQKHLLRNIKRRKAPSQPLTQQQAPDACVEVGRFGLDGEIDRLRRDKQVLMMELVKLRQQQQNARSYIQAMDQRLQAIEQKQQQMMQFLARAMQNPAFLQQLVQQKEKRKELEEAMTKKRRRPIDQGSSRGGGGRRGGESSHIGGSANPIKAEPLESGDLEFEVSELEALALEMQGYGRARREQEDGVEELETPESKDRELDEGFWEELLNESAGGDEDDVNTLAERLGYLGSSPK; encoded by the exons ATGAATCCATTTTTCACTGTGAAGCAAGAGTATGCAGGATCAAGTTCATCGCCACCGTCCGGCGGTGATGAGCCCCCACCAGTTATGCTGCCGCCGCAGCCAAGGGAAGGTTTACATGATACAGGACCACCACCATTCCTGACTAAGACTTTTGACATGGTAGATGACCCAACGACCAATCACATAGTTTCTTGGAACAGAGGAGGTTCTAGCTTTGTTGCCTGGGATCCTCATTCGTTCTCCACAAATCTCCTTCCTAGATACTtcaaacataataatttttccAGCTTTGTCAGGCAGCTCAATACTTAT GGTTTTAGAAAGATTGATCCAGATAGATGGGAGTTTGCCAATGAAGGATTTCTGAGCGGTCAAAAGCATCTCTTAAGGAatataaagagaagaaaggCACCCTCTCAGCCTCTTACTCAACAGCAAGCTCCAGATGCTTGCGTTGAAGTTGGCCGTTTTGGATTAGATGGAGAAATCGATCGCTTGAGACGTGACAAGCAGGTTTTAATGATGGAATTAGTGAAACTTAGACAGCAGCAACAGAATGCTAGATCTTATATACAAGCTATGGACCAAAGGCTACAAGCGATAGAGCAAAAGCAGCAGCAAATGATGCAATTCTTAGCTAGAGCAATGCAAAATCCAGCCTTTTTACAGCAGTTAGTTCAGcagaaggagaaaaggaaagagctTGAGGAAGCAATGACTAAAAAGAGAAGGCGGCCTATTGATCAAGGATCTAGTAGAGGTGGTGGTGGTCGTCGTGGTGGTGAATCGAGCCATATTGGTGGAAGTGCAAACCCCATCAAGGCAGAGCCTTTAGAGTCTGGAGACCTTGAATTTGAAGTGTCAGAGCTGGAAGCACTTGCGTTGGAAATGCAAGGGTATGGTAGGGCAAGGAGAGAGCAAGAGGATGGAGTAGAAGAGCTAGAGACACCAGAAAGTAAAGATAGAGAACTTGATGAGGGATTTTGGGAAGAACTGTTAAATGAGAGTGCTGGAGGAGATGAAGATGATGTCAATACATTAGCCGAGCGCTTGGGTTATCTGGGTTCAAGTCCTAAGTAG